The proteins below are encoded in one region of Tolumonas auensis DSM 9187:
- a CDS encoding ABC transporter permease: protein MQSEIILEQDPRERPKSNDERYLALVWRRFKRNKLALVSMWLILAMLILAIFASFFAPQDPAQRSNEDVYLPPQGIHFFSDDGFSVRPFVYPYETTFDPETFEPKYVQNTEKKVYLQFFSEGWEYSFLGMTFNTHLFTAQDNQNIYILGTDGMGRDELSRIFHGMGVTLLMAGLITSICVIVGSLVGITSGYLGGKADLWIQRVVELMLAFPELPLYLSVIAILPKTVSPQTTFILFVLLLGCLKWAQLAREVRGKALVLREMDYVKSAIAAGASDGRIVVHHILPNVLSHVIVVATGMIPTFILTESFLSFLGVGIRPPMISLGLLLNAARDYQVLGSYPWLLAPVGFILVSVLVFNAAGDGLRDAVDPYSGR, encoded by the coding sequence ATGCAATCTGAAATCATCCTGGAACAGGATCCGCGCGAACGGCCAAAATCAAACGACGAACGTTATCTGGCTCTGGTTTGGCGTCGTTTTAAACGTAATAAATTAGCGCTGGTTTCCATGTGGCTGATTCTGGCCATGCTGATTCTGGCTATCTTTGCCTCTTTCTTTGCCCCGCAGGATCCGGCGCAACGCAGTAATGAAGATGTGTATCTGCCGCCACAGGGCATTCATTTCTTCAGCGATGACGGTTTTTCGGTGCGTCCGTTTGTTTATCCGTATGAAACCACCTTTGATCCGGAAACATTTGAACCAAAATATGTACAGAACACTGAGAAAAAGGTTTATCTGCAATTTTTCAGTGAAGGCTGGGAATATTCATTCCTCGGAATGACTTTCAATACCCATCTGTTTACCGCGCAGGACAACCAGAACATCTACATTCTCGGCACTGACGGGATGGGTCGTGATGAGCTGAGCCGTATTTTCCATGGTATGGGCGTCACCTTGCTGATGGCGGGTTTGATCACCTCAATCTGCGTGATTGTCGGTAGTCTGGTTGGTATTACTTCCGGTTATCTGGGCGGTAAAGCGGACTTGTGGATCCAGCGTGTGGTTGAGCTGATGCTGGCTTTCCCGGAGTTGCCGCTGTATCTGTCAGTGATTGCGATTTTGCCAAAAACTGTGTCGCCACAAACCACCTTCATCCTGTTCGTACTGCTGCTGGGTTGTCTGAAATGGGCACAGCTGGCGCGTGAAGTGCGCGGTAAAGCGCTGGTGTTACGTGAAATGGACTATGTGAAATCAGCCATCGCTGCCGGTGCTTCTGATGGTCGGATTGTGGTGCATCACATTCTGCCAAACGTACTGTCGCATGTGATCGTCGTTGCTACCGGCATGATCCCGACCTTTATCCTGACGGAAAGCTTCCTGAGCTTCCTCGGCGTCGGTATTCGTCCGCCAATGATCAGTCTCGGTTTGTTACTGAATGCTGCCCGTGATTATCAGGTACTGGGTTCTTACCCATGGCTGCTGGCCCCTGTCGGTTTCATTCTGGTTTCAGTATTAGTTTTCAACGCTGCCGGTGACGGTCTGCGCGATGCGGTTGATCCGTACTCAGGTCGTTAA
- a CDS encoding ABC transporter ATP-binding protein, with protein MNEQTLLVNAENIQVDFRTEGGIAQAVRDVSFKIYKGQTVALVGESGSGKSISARVLMKLLPKSAIVGKDTRITLHGEDMSQYDEQDMRKIRGKKIGMIFQEPMTSLNPIYTVGDQIGEIIREHNRAMSKQEIREQVLSLLTEMQLPDPEKRIDQYPHQMSGGQRQRVMIAMALANKPDLLIADEPTTALDVTVQAEILNLLKRLQEKFHMGVLLITHDLTIVRKYADWVYVMQHGKVVENNETENLFTTPTHAYTQHLLNSEPKGTAPAVPAENPVILEGKNVQVSFVTEPGNWWLRRPEKRFKAVKGLDLTLRRGETLGIVGESGSGKTTLGHAILRLIESEGEMIYDGITLHDRDRKAMRPLRKRMQIVFQDPFSSLNPRMTVRQIIQEGMIINNIGTDDADREQRAIQALQESGLAPFALDRFPHEFSGGQRQRIAIAKAIAMEPEFILLDEPTSALDLSVQNQIIQLLRQLQQKHNLSYLFISHDLRVVRALCHRIMVMRHGDLVEMGDTVTVMDDPKEEYTRRLIRAAFEVAA; from the coding sequence ATGAATGAACAAACCCTGTTAGTGAACGCTGAAAACATTCAGGTCGATTTCAGAACCGAAGGCGGTATTGCCCAGGCAGTACGCGATGTTTCCTTCAAAATCTACAAAGGTCAGACGGTGGCGCTGGTGGGTGAATCCGGTTCCGGTAAATCCATCTCCGCCCGAGTACTGATGAAATTACTGCCGAAGAGCGCGATTGTCGGCAAAGATACCCGCATCACCCTGCATGGCGAAGACATGAGCCAGTATGACGAGCAGGATATGCGCAAAATCCGCGGGAAAAAGATCGGCATGATCTTCCAGGAACCGATGACCTCGCTGAACCCGATCTACACCGTGGGAGATCAAATCGGCGAAATTATCCGTGAGCATAACCGCGCGATGTCCAAACAGGAAATCCGTGAGCAGGTGCTCTCTCTGTTGACTGAGATGCAGCTGCCGGATCCGGAAAAACGCATTGACCAGTATCCGCATCAGATGTCCGGCGGTCAGCGTCAGCGCGTGATGATAGCCATGGCGCTGGCAAACAAACCCGACCTGCTGATTGCGGATGAACCGACAACCGCACTGGATGTAACGGTACAGGCGGAAATCCTGAATCTGCTGAAACGGTTGCAGGAAAAATTCCACATGGGCGTGCTGCTGATCACCCACGACCTGACTATCGTGCGCAAATATGCCGACTGGGTGTATGTCATGCAGCACGGGAAAGTGGTGGAAAACAATGAAACTGAAAACCTGTTTACGACGCCGACCCACGCTTACACGCAGCATCTGCTGAACTCCGAACCGAAAGGCACCGCACCGGCCGTACCGGCTGAAAACCCGGTGATTCTGGAAGGAAAAAACGTACAGGTTTCTTTTGTCACAGAACCAGGTAACTGGTGGTTACGTCGCCCGGAAAAACGATTCAAGGCAGTAAAAGGATTGGATCTGACGCTACGCCGCGGTGAAACCCTCGGTATCGTCGGTGAATCCGGTTCCGGCAAAACCACGCTGGGTCACGCGATTCTGCGTCTGATTGAGTCGGAAGGTGAAATGATTTACGACGGTATCACGCTGCATGATCGTGACCGCAAAGCGATGCGCCCACTGCGTAAACGCATGCAGATTGTATTTCAGGACCCCTTCTCGTCGCTGAATCCGCGTATGACCGTGCGTCAGATCATTCAGGAAGGGATGATCATCAATAACATCGGTACGGATGATGCCGATCGTGAACAGCGTGCTATTCAGGCATTGCAGGAATCCGGTCTCGCGCCATTTGCACTGGATCGCTTCCCGCATGAATTCTCCGGTGGCCAGCGTCAGCGTATTGCGATTGCCAAAGCGATTGCGATGGAGCCGGAATTCATTCTGCTGGACGAACCAACCTCAGCGCTCGATCTGTCCGTTCAGAATCAGATCATCCAGCTGCTGCGTCAGTTACAGCAGAAACATAATCTTTCCTACCTGTTTATCAGCCATGACTTACGTGTGGTACGGGCTTTATGTCACCGGATTATGGTGATGCGACACGGAGATTTAGTCGAAATGGGTGATACCGTCACGGTGATGGATGATCCAAAAGAGGAATATACAAGACGACTGATCCGGGCAGCATTCGAGGTAGCTGCCTGA
- a CDS encoding aldo/keto reductase gives MSDYLPNDERYSQMHYRRSGQSGLKLPRISLGLWHNFGDTAVQDNARKLIRHAFDCGITHFDLANNYGPPPGSAEENFGKILKQDFCSLRDELVISTKAGYPMWTGPYGDGGSKKYLISSLDQSLQRMDLDYVDIFYHHRPDPNTPLEETMAALDLIVRQGKALYVGLSNYPAELTKRASQILKALGTPCIIHQPKYSMFERWVENGLLDVLAEEQIGGIAFSPLAGGLLTDRYLNGIPDDSRAAKDGRFLKPADITDTRLKVISELNHVAYLRGQKLSQTALQWVLRQPAITSVLIGASKTSQIDDAIAAPHFCELSAKELSRIEEILAAGNA, from the coding sequence ATGTCGGATTATTTACCTAATGATGAACGCTATAGCCAGATGCATTATCGCCGTAGTGGCCAGAGCGGACTGAAACTACCCCGTATCAGTCTGGGTTTGTGGCATAACTTTGGCGATACCGCGGTTCAGGACAACGCGCGAAAATTAATCCGGCATGCGTTTGACTGCGGCATAACGCATTTCGATCTGGCCAATAACTACGGTCCGCCACCGGGTTCTGCCGAAGAGAACTTTGGCAAGATCCTGAAACAGGATTTCTGTTCCCTGCGTGATGAACTGGTGATTTCAACCAAAGCCGGTTATCCGATGTGGACCGGTCCATATGGTGATGGTGGCAGTAAAAAGTATCTGATCTCCAGTCTGGATCAAAGCCTGCAACGTATGGATCTGGATTACGTGGATATTTTCTATCACCACCGCCCCGATCCGAATACGCCGCTGGAAGAAACCATGGCTGCACTGGATCTGATTGTGCGTCAGGGTAAGGCACTGTATGTCGGACTTTCCAATTATCCGGCAGAGCTAACCAAACGGGCATCGCAGATCCTGAAAGCGCTCGGCACGCCCTGCATCATCCACCAGCCGAAATATTCCATGTTTGAACGCTGGGTAGAAAACGGCTTGCTGGATGTACTGGCCGAAGAACAGATCGGCGGTATCGCTTTCTCACCGCTGGCGGGTGGCTTACTGACCGATCGTTATCTGAATGGTATCCCCGACGATTCGCGGGCCGCGAAAGATGGTCGTTTCCTCAAACCGGCTGATATTACCGATACACGCCTGAAAGTGATTAGTGAACTGAACCATGTTGCCTATCTGCGGGGGCAAAAATTATCGCAGACGGCATTGCAGTGGGTTCTGCGCCAACCAGCAATCACCTCAGTATTGATTGGTGCCAGTAAAACCAGTCAGATTGATGACGCGATTGCTGCCCCTCATTTCTGTGAGTTAAGCGCGAAAGAACTGTCACGGATTGAAGAAATTCTGGCGGCAGGAAACGCGTAA
- the melR gene encoding transcriptional regulator MelR translates to MQDPTEISPLSWLQADEVLSVEFRQPGDMPGYHWHRQVEVNIPFGGPVRYLINDQLIQLPEGHIGLFWGVIPHRLIECENCTQMGVINIPLSRFLGLPVDDLLLNKVLHGSVVISTAKDLFGSHELRRWHNDSLCHSHGLYQLMQEEITLMIKRVAVSGWEELLHTSPGKLHSLQMNERKIRYIQQMLSFIAEHYHEAIRVNEVAAKVQLHPNYAMNLFKQVMGYSIKDHITMMKVNHARALLAETNRSILDISLTTGFSAMSRFYESFHKLVGVTPHQYRLNTRSNAGALLLPIEKETA, encoded by the coding sequence ATGCAAGATCCGACGGAAATAAGCCCATTAAGCTGGCTACAGGCCGATGAAGTATTAAGTGTGGAGTTCCGTCAGCCCGGCGATATGCCGGGCTATCACTGGCATCGACAGGTGGAAGTGAACATTCCGTTTGGCGGCCCGGTCCGTTATCTTATCAATGACCAATTAATCCAACTCCCGGAAGGACATATCGGCTTGTTCTGGGGAGTGATCCCTCATCGCCTGATTGAGTGTGAAAACTGCACTCAGATGGGGGTCATCAACATTCCGCTGTCCCGTTTTCTGGGTCTGCCGGTTGATGATCTGCTACTGAATAAAGTCCTGCATGGCAGCGTCGTGATCTCAACCGCAAAAGATTTGTTTGGTTCACACGAACTGCGTCGCTGGCACAATGACAGTCTCTGTCATTCGCACGGTTTATATCAGCTGATGCAGGAAGAGATCACGCTGATGATCAAACGCGTGGCTGTCTCCGGCTGGGAAGAACTGCTGCACACCTCCCCCGGTAAACTGCACAGTCTGCAGATGAATGAACGTAAAATCCGCTACATCCAGCAGATGCTGAGCTTTATTGCCGAACATTATCATGAAGCGATCCGGGTTAACGAAGTAGCCGCAAAGGTGCAATTACACCCGAATTATGCGATGAATCTGTTTAAGCAAGTGATGGGTTATTCCATCAAAGATCACATCACCATGATGAAAGTGAACCATGCCCGCGCGTTACTGGCGGAAACCAATCGTTCAATACTGGATATTTCACTCACCACCGGCTTCAGTGCCATGAGCCGTTTCTACGAATCATTTCATAAACTGGTCGGCGTAACACCACACCAATATCGCCTGAATACCCGCAGCAATGCCGGTGCACTGCTACTACCCATAGAAAAAGAGACAGCATAA
- a CDS encoding alpha-glucosidase/alpha-galactosidase, which produces MKVAIIGAGSTVFMRNIVRDLLQQPALTSTHIALQDIDSKRLQESQLVARQIISALKVPATVSASLDRREVLQGANVVITMFQVGGYKPSTVVDFDIPKKYGLRQTIADTLGIGGIMRGLRTVPVLVDVAREMRELCPNALLMNYVNPMAILSLAVQRMVPEIQYVGLCHSVQGTAEELAHDLGVEPANLVYTCAGINHMAFYNQFTQRLPDGSTEDLYPRLKALAAEGKVPDGNRVRYEILRKFGYFVTESSEHFAEYSPWFIKRDRPDLIEKFNIPLDEYPRRCEKQMADWAAELQRIETQHDIEIKQSREYAASIINSLATGEPSVIYGNVLNNGLIDNLPQDCAVEVACLVDRNGVQPVKFGNVQPQLAALMRTNVNVQQLTVEALMTENPEYIYHAAYLDPHTSAELDLDQIHDLVDDLRRAHGDWLPKFARL; this is translated from the coding sequence ATGAAAGTCGCTATTATCGGTGCCGGCAGCACGGTGTTCATGCGTAATATCGTGCGCGATTTGCTGCAGCAACCTGCCTTAACATCCACCCATATTGCTTTGCAGGATATCGACAGCAAACGCCTTCAGGAATCACAACTGGTCGCCCGACAGATCATTTCCGCGCTGAAGGTTCCGGCTACGGTAAGCGCCAGTCTGGATCGCCGTGAAGTATTACAGGGCGCGAATGTGGTTATCACCATGTTTCAGGTTGGCGGTTATAAACCCAGTACGGTTGTTGATTTTGATATTCCGAAAAAATACGGTTTACGTCAGACCATCGCGGATACATTAGGCATTGGCGGTATCATGCGTGGCTTACGTACGGTGCCGGTACTGGTGGATGTTGCCCGTGAGATGCGGGAATTGTGCCCCAATGCGTTGCTGATGAACTACGTTAACCCGATGGCGATCTTAAGTCTGGCGGTACAACGTATGGTGCCGGAAATCCAGTATGTCGGTCTGTGCCATTCTGTGCAGGGAACGGCGGAAGAATTGGCGCATGATCTGGGTGTTGAGCCAGCGAATCTGGTTTACACCTGTGCCGGTATCAACCATATGGCGTTTTATAACCAATTTACGCAGCGTCTGCCGGATGGCTCAACAGAAGATCTCTATCCGCGTCTGAAAGCGCTGGCGGCGGAAGGTAAAGTGCCGGATGGTAACCGGGTACGGTATGAAATTCTGCGTAAATTCGGTTATTTCGTAACGGAATCGAGCGAACATTTTGCCGAATATTCACCGTGGTTTATTAAACGGGATCGTCCCGATCTGATCGAGAAATTCAATATTCCGCTGGATGAATATCCGCGCCGCTGTGAAAAACAGATGGCGGATTGGGCGGCAGAGCTGCAGCGCATCGAAACGCAGCATGACATCGAAATCAAGCAGAGTCGTGAATATGCTGCCTCCATCATCAACTCGCTGGCGACCGGTGAACCATCCGTCATTTACGGTAACGTGCTGAACAACGGGTTGATCGATAATCTGCCGCAGGATTGTGCGGTCGAGGTGGCTTGTCTGGTGGATCGCAACGGTGTGCAACCGGTGAAATTCGGCAACGTACAACCACAACTGGCAGCGTTAATGCGCACCAACGTCAATGTACAGCAGCTGACAGTGGAAGCATTGATGACGGAAAATCCGGAATATATTTATCATGCCGCTTACCTGGATCCGCATACCAGTGCCGAACTGGATTTAGATCAGATCCATGATCTGGTCGATGACTTGCGCCGTGCGCACGGTGACTGGTTACCTAAATTTGCACGTCTGTAA
- a CDS encoding GNAT family N-acetyltransferase yields MAYFFQNPPHLPGIKCKIAELSDLPALLHMERYCFNPFLAFGRRRWRYLIAKSSCSTILLFQQETLVAYLCLLPHRGWQGLEIRSLAVHWLHRQKGLGRWLMHLSQSLAQQWHLKSLYLSVDCENTAARTLYQQSGLQTSAKLADYYGMDRHGLRMRLDFRD; encoded by the coding sequence TTGGCTTATTTTTTTCAGAACCCGCCTCATCTTCCCGGTATAAAATGCAAAATCGCCGAGCTGTCTGATCTTCCTGCATTACTGCATATGGAACGGTATTGTTTTAATCCTTTTCTGGCATTTGGCCGGCGGCGCTGGCGTTATCTGATTGCAAAATCTTCATGTAGCACCATTCTGTTATTTCAGCAGGAAACACTGGTGGCCTATCTTTGCCTGTTGCCTCATCGGGGCTGGCAGGGGCTGGAGATCCGTTCTCTGGCCGTGCATTGGTTACACCGTCAAAAAGGGCTGGGGCGCTGGCTGATGCATCTGTCACAGTCGTTAGCACAACAGTGGCATCTGAAGTCTCTCTATCTGTCAGTTGATTGTGAGAATACAGCCGCCCGGACGTTGTATCAGCAATCAGGTCTGCAAACTTCAGCAAAGCTGGCTGATTACTATGGCATGGACAGACACGGGCTGCGGATGCGGCTTGATTTTCGGGACTGA
- the metH gene encoding methionine synthase — protein sequence MVVKVNTSALHQSLQERILLIDGGMGTMIQSYQLQEADFRGERFADWPSDLKGNNDLLVLTKPDVIAAIHDAYLAAGADILETNSFNATRIAMADYHMEELSAEINREAARLARKAADEWNAKTPQKPRFVAGVLGPTNRTASISPDVNDPGKRNVTFDALVEAYKESTEALIEGGVDIIMIETIFDTLNAKAAFFAVDTIFEKLGFKLPVMISGTITDASGRTLSGQTTEAFYNSLRHAEPLSFGLNCALGPKELRQYVQELARISETYVSVHPNAGLPNAFGGYDLEADEMAEHIREWAESGFLNMVGGCCGTTPEHIRAMAKAVDGIKPRVLPELPVACRLAGLEPLTIDENSMFVNVGERTNVTGSAKFKRLIKEEQYDEALDIARQQVISGAQIIDINMDEGMLDAQACMVRFLNLIASEPDISRVPIMIDSSKWEVIEAGLKCIQGKGIVNSISMKEGEEKFIAQAKLLRRYGAAVIVMAFDEVGQADTRARKFEICQRAYKILTEQVGFPPEDIIFDPNIFAVATGIDEHNNYAVDFIEAVKDIKTNLPHAMISGGVSNVSFSFRGNDQVREAIHSVFLYYTIKNGMDMGIVNAGQLAIYEDIPAELKEKVEAVVLNTHPGATEELLIIAEKYRGGAAQQAIDPREQEWRSWPVGKRLEHALVKGITDFIDEDTEEARQLAARPIEVIEGPLMAGMNVVGDLFGAGKMFLPQVVKSARVMKRAVAYLQPYIEQGKSAGQTNGKIVMATVKGDVHDIGKNIVGVVLQCNNYEIVDLGVMVSCEKILQTAREVNADIIGLSGLITPSLDEMVHVAKEMERQGFKIPLMIGGATTSKAHTAVKIEQNYSEPVVYVSNASRAVGVVQNLLSQEQKATFVERLRQEYVLVREQHSRKQPRTPPVTLEEARANALKLDWQNYQPPKPKQLGVKVIDDVAIATLRDYIDWTQFFLSWELAGKFPRILEDEVVGEEAKRLYHDALAMLDRLQTSGEVKVSGIIGLFAANRVGDDVEIYTDESRSQVAQTFHFLRQQTNKVMQARNGEVFPNYCLADFIAPKESGVADYFGSFAVTGGIGEAELAEQYKAAGDDYNAILIQAVCDRLAEAFAEYLHAQVRKEYWGYAADENLTNEELIRENYQGIRPAPGYPACPEHTEKGTLWQLLGVEQAIGMKLTDSYAMLPAAAVSGFYFSHPQCKYFAVAGIQKDQVEDYAARKGMTLAEAERWLAPNLAYDVE from the coding sequence GTGGTCGTAAAGGTAAATACATCAGCACTGCATCAGTCATTACAGGAACGTATTCTGCTCATTGATGGTGGCATGGGCACCATGATCCAAAGCTATCAGCTACAGGAAGCAGATTTTCGTGGTGAGCGTTTTGCCGATTGGCCTTCAGATCTCAAAGGCAACAACGATTTATTAGTGCTGACTAAGCCAGACGTTATCGCGGCGATTCATGATGCCTATCTGGCTGCTGGTGCGGATATTCTGGAAACCAACAGTTTTAATGCCACGCGCATTGCGATGGCCGATTACCACATGGAAGAATTATCAGCGGAAATCAACCGCGAAGCAGCACGTCTGGCGCGTAAGGCTGCGGATGAGTGGAATGCGAAAACTCCGCAGAAACCACGATTTGTCGCAGGCGTATTAGGCCCGACTAACCGTACAGCCTCCATTTCACCGGATGTGAACGATCCGGGTAAGCGTAATGTTACCTTTGATGCATTAGTGGAAGCGTATAAAGAATCGACAGAAGCCCTGATCGAAGGTGGCGTTGATATCATCATGATTGAAACCATCTTTGATACGCTGAATGCCAAGGCCGCTTTCTTTGCTGTTGATACTATTTTTGAAAAGCTCGGTTTCAAATTACCGGTGATGATCTCCGGAACCATCACTGATGCCTCCGGTCGTACCTTGTCTGGTCAGACAACAGAAGCTTTCTACAACTCACTGCGTCATGCCGAACCACTGTCATTTGGTCTGAACTGCGCGTTGGGCCCGAAAGAGCTGCGTCAGTATGTGCAGGAACTGGCACGCATCAGTGAAACCTATGTTTCAGTACATCCGAATGCGGGCTTACCGAATGCCTTTGGCGGTTATGATCTGGAAGCCGATGAAATGGCGGAGCATATCCGTGAATGGGCGGAGTCCGGCTTCCTGAACATGGTGGGTGGCTGCTGTGGTACCACGCCTGAGCACATCCGGGCTATGGCCAAAGCGGTGGACGGTATCAAACCGCGCGTGCTGCCGGAATTACCGGTCGCCTGTCGTCTTGCGGGTCTGGAACCACTGACCATTGATGAAAATTCCATGTTCGTGAACGTCGGGGAGCGTACTAACGTTACCGGTTCTGCCAAATTCAAACGTCTGATCAAAGAAGAGCAATACGACGAGGCGCTGGATATCGCTCGTCAGCAGGTAATCAGCGGCGCGCAGATCATCGATATCAACATGGATGAGGGCATGCTGGACGCACAGGCGTGTATGGTGCGCTTCCTTAATCTGATTGCATCTGAGCCGGATATTTCCCGTGTACCAATCATGATCGATTCCTCGAAATGGGAAGTTATCGAAGCGGGTCTGAAATGTATTCAGGGCAAAGGCATCGTTAACTCTATTTCCATGAAAGAAGGGGAAGAGAAGTTTATCGCCCAGGCGAAATTGCTGCGTCGTTACGGTGCGGCGGTGATCGTGATGGCGTTCGACGAAGTCGGACAGGCGGATACCCGTGCGCGTAAATTCGAGATCTGTCAGCGTGCATACAAGATCCTGACGGAACAAGTCGGCTTCCCGCCGGAAGATATTATTTTCGACCCGAATATTTTCGCTGTCGCAACCGGTATTGATGAACACAACAACTATGCGGTTGATTTCATCGAAGCGGTTAAAGACATCAAAACCAATTTACCGCATGCCATGATTTCCGGTGGTGTTTCCAACGTCTCGTTCTCCTTCCGTGGTAACGATCAGGTTCGTGAAGCCATCCACTCCGTGTTCCTGTATTACACCATCAAAAATGGTATGGACATGGGGATCGTGAACGCTGGTCAGCTGGCAATTTATGAAGATATTCCGGCTGAGCTGAAAGAAAAAGTGGAAGCGGTGGTGCTGAACACCCATCCGGGCGCTACGGAAGAGTTGCTGATCATTGCGGAAAAATATCGCGGTGGCGCGGCACAACAGGCGATTGACCCACGTGAGCAGGAATGGCGCAGCTGGCCGGTCGGTAAACGACTGGAACATGCGTTAGTAAAAGGCATTACTGACTTTATTGATGAAGACACCGAAGAAGCGCGTCAGCTGGCAGCCCGTCCGATCGAAGTAATTGAAGGGCCGCTGATGGCTGGCATGAACGTGGTCGGTGATCTGTTCGGTGCCGGAAAAATGTTCCTGCCGCAGGTCGTAAAATCTGCACGTGTGATGAAACGCGCGGTGGCTTATTTGCAGCCTTACATTGAACAAGGCAAGAGTGCTGGTCAAACCAACGGCAAGATTGTCATGGCGACGGTAAAAGGCGATGTGCATGACATCGGTAAGAACATTGTCGGTGTCGTGCTGCAGTGTAATAACTATGAGATTGTCGATCTCGGTGTCATGGTGTCTTGCGAGAAGATCCTGCAAACAGCGCGCGAAGTGAATGCCGACATTATCGGTTTATCGGGTTTGATTACTCCGTCACTGGATGAAATGGTCCATGTCGCGAAAGAGATGGAGCGTCAGGGCTTTAAGATCCCACTGATGATCGGTGGCGCGACCACATCCAAAGCGCATACTGCCGTGAAAATTGAACAGAACTACAGTGAGCCTGTGGTTTATGTTTCCAACGCGTCCCGTGCCGTCGGTGTGGTGCAGAATCTGCTCAGTCAGGAACAGAAAGCCACTTTTGTTGAGCGTCTGCGCCAGGAATATGTGCTGGTGCGTGAACAGCACAGCCGTAAACAACCCCGTACACCACCGGTCACGCTGGAAGAAGCTCGTGCTAATGCGCTGAAACTCGACTGGCAGAATTATCAGCCGCCGAAACCCAAACAATTGGGCGTCAAGGTCATTGACGATGTCGCTATTGCGACACTGCGCGACTATATCGACTGGACGCAATTCTTCCTGAGCTGGGAGCTGGCGGGTAAATTCCCACGGATTTTGGAAGATGAAGTGGTGGGCGAAGAAGCGAAACGTCTCTATCACGATGCCCTGGCGATGCTGGATCGTTTACAGACGTCCGGTGAAGTTAAAGTCAGTGGCATTATCGGTCTGTTTGCCGCAAACCGGGTGGGTGATGATGTTGAAATTTACACTGACGAGTCACGCAGTCAGGTAGCGCAGACGTTCCATTTCCTGCGTCAGCAGACCAATAAAGTGATGCAGGCCCGTAATGGCGAAGTGTTCCCGAATTACTGTCTGGCCGATTTTATTGCACCGAAAGAGAGTGGTGTTGCTGATTACTTTGGTAGTTTTGCGGTAACCGGTGGGATTGGTGAAGCCGAGTTGGCAGAGCAGTATAAAGCTGCCGGCGATGACTATAATGCGATTCTGATTCAGGCGGTCTGCGATCGTCTGGCGGAGGCGTTTGCTGAATACCTGCATGCTCAGGTGCGTAAAGAATACTGGGGCTATGCCGCGGATGAAAATCTGACCAATGAAGAGCTGATCCGCGAGAATTATCAGGGTATCCGCCCGGCACCGGGTTATCCTGCCTGTCCGGAACACACCGAAAAAGGTACGCTGTGGCAGTTACTGGGCGTGGAGCAGGCAATTGGTATGAAGCTGACCGATTCCTATGCCATGTTACCGGCAGCAGCTGTATCTGGTTTCTATTTCAGTCATCCGCAGTGTAAATATTTTGCGGTGGCCGGAATACAAAAAGACCAGGTTGAAGACTATGCGGCCCGTAAGGGAATGACTCTGGCTGAGGCTGAGCGCTGGCTGGCGCCAAACCTGGCTTACGATGTCGAATAG